One genomic segment of Manis pentadactyla isolate mManPen7 chromosome 1, mManPen7.hap1, whole genome shotgun sequence includes these proteins:
- the LOC130683064 gene encoding immunoglobulin superfamily member 10-like: protein MIYWILANQTVVSESSEGKRQALVKSDGTLVIHSLSIYDRGFYKCMANNSAGQDSLLVRLQVIAAPPVILEQKRQVIAGMWGESLKLPCTAKGTPQPSVHWVLTDGTKVTPLQLINSKLFLFSNGTLHVRNVASSDRGTYECIATSSTGSERRVVILTVEEQETIPRIESASQKWTEVNFGDKLLLNCSAIGEPKPKIIWRLPSKAVVDQWHRMGSRIHVYPNGSLFIGSITEKDGGDYLCVARNKLGDDLILMHVSLRLKPAKIDHKQHFKKQVFHGKDFQVDCKASGSPIPEISWSLPDGTMINNAMQADDSGHRTRRYTLFDNGTLYFNKVGIAEEGDYTCYAQNTLGKDEMKVHLTVVTAAPRIRQGYKTNSRIKAGDTAVLDCEVIGEPRPKIFWLLPSRDMISFSKDRYTFHANGSLSISKVKLLDSGEYVCVARNPSGDDTKMYKLDIVSQPPLINGLYTNKTVIKATAVRHSKRLFDCRAEGSPSPQIMWIMPDNIFLTAPYYGSRITVYGNGTLEIRNVRLSDSADFICVARNEGGESMLVVQLEVLEMLRRPTFRYPFNEKVVAQIGKPTVLNCSVDGNPPPEMIWILPNGTQFPNEPQNSQYLIASNGSFIIYKTTRGDAGKYRCAARNKVGYIEKLIVLGIGQKPVILTYAVGIVYCISGDSLSLHCVSDGSPKPNIKWTVPSGYVIDRPQSNGKYTLHENGTLVIKEATAYDRGNYICKAQNSVGHALITVPVMVVAYPPRITNRPPRSILTRTGAVVQLQCVALGVPKPEITWEMPDHSLLSRAYKGRAHGIEPPHPQGTLVIQNPQTSDSGVYKCTAKNPLGSDYATTHIQVI from the exons ATGATTTACTGGATTCTCGCAAACCAAACAGTGGTCTCAGAATCCTCTGAGGGGAAAAGGCAGGCCCTAGTGAAATCTGACGGAACGCTGGTCATCCACAGTCTCAGCATCTATGACAGGGGCTTTTACAAATGCATGGCCAACAACTCAGCTGGCCAGGACTCACTGCTGGTTAGACTTCAAGTCATTGCAGCCCCACCTGTCATTCTAGAGCAAAAGAGGCAAGTCATTGCAGGGATGTGGGGTGAAAGTTTGAAACTGCCTTGTACTGCAAAAGGAACTCCTCAGCCTAGTGTCCACTGGGTCCTCACTGATGGCACCAAAGTGACACCATTACAGTTGATCAATTCCAAGTTGTTCTTATTTTCAAATGGGACACTGCATGTAAGAAATGTAGCTTCTTCAGACAGAGGCACTTATGAATGTATTGCTACCAGCTCCACTGGCTCAGAGAGAAGGGTGGTAATTCTTACAGTAGAAGAGCAAGAGACCATCCCCAGGATAGAATCTGCATCCCAGAAGTGGACTGAGGTGAATTTTGGGGACAAATTACTACTGAACTGCTCAGCCATTGGGGAACCCAAGCCCAAAATAATCTGGAGGTTACCATCCAAGGCTGTCGTCGACCAGTGGCACAG AATGGGCAGCCGGATCCATGTCTACCCAAACGGATCCCTGTTTATTGGATCAATAacagaaaaagatggtggtgacTACTTGTGTGTGGCAAGAAACAAGCTGGGAGATGATCTGATACTGATGCATGTCAGTCTAAGACTGAAACCTGCCAAAATTGACCATaagcaacattttaaaaagcaagtgtTTCATGGAAAAGATTTCCAAGTTGATTGCAAGGCTTCTGGCTCACCAATACCTGAGATATCCTGGAGTTTGCCTGATGGAACAATGATAAACAATGCAATGCAAGCAGATGACAGTGGCCACAGGACCAGGAGGTATACCCTTTTTGACAACGGAACCCTATACTTCAACAAAGTCGGGATAGCAGAGGAAGGAGATTATACTTGCTATGCCCAGAACACTCTAGGGAAGGATGAAATGAAGGTCCACCTAACGGTAGTAACAGCTGCCCCACGGATCAGGCAGGGTTACAAGACCAACTCAAGAATCAAGGCTGGAGACACAGCAGTCCTTGACTGTGAGGTCATTGGCGAACCCAGACCAAAAATATTTTGGCTGCTGCCTTCCAGGGACATGATTTCATTCTCTAAGGATAGGTACACTTTTCATGCCAATGGGTCTTTGTCCATCAGCAAAGTGAAACTGCTCGATTCCGGAGAGTACGTGTGCGTGGCCCGGAATCCCAGTGGGGATGacacaaaaatgtacaaactggaCATTGTCTCCCAACCTCCATTAATCAATGGTCTATATACAAACAAAACGGTCATTAAAGCCACCGCTGTGAGGCATTCCAAAAGACTCTTTGACTGCCGAGCTGAGGGATCGCCGTCTCCCCAAATCATGTGGATCATGCCAGACAATATTTTCCTCACAGCCCCATACTACGGAAGCAGAATCACGGTCTATGGGAATGGAACCTTGGAAATTAGGAATGTGAGGCTTTCAGATTCAGCCGATTTTATCTGTGTGGCTCggaatgaaggaggagagagCATGCTGGTGGTACAGTTAGAAGTGCTGGAAATGCTGAGAAGACCAACATTCAGATATCCATTCAATGAAAAAGTAGTTGCCCAGATTGGAAAGCCCACAGTACTGAATTGCTCTGTGGATGGAAATCCGCCACCTGAAATGATCTGGATTTTGCCAAATGGCACACAATTTCCCAATGAACCACAAAATTCTCAGTACTTGATAGCAAGCAATGGTTCTTTTATCATTTACAAAACAACTCGGGGTGACGCAGGAAAGTATCGGTGTGCTGCCAGAAATAAAGTTGGCTATATTGAGAAACTAATTGTACTAGGAATTGGCCAGAAGCCAGTTATTCTTACTTATGCAGTAGGAATAGTTTACTGTATCAGTGGAGACTCTCTTTCACTGCACTGTGTGTCTGATGGAAGCCCTAAGCCAAATATCAAATGGACTGTACCTAGTGGTTATGTAATAGATAGGCCCCAAAGTAATGGAAAATATACATTGCATGAAAATGGCACCTTAGTCATCAAAGAAGCAACAGCTTATGACAGGGGAAACTACATTTGTAAGGCTCAAAATAGTGTTGGCCATGCACTGATTACTGTGCCAGTAATGGTTGTAGCCTACCCTCCCCGTATTACAAATCGCCCACCCAGGAGCATCCTCACAAGAACAGGAGCAGTCGTTCAGCTCCAGTGTGTGGCCCTGGGAGTCCCCAAGCCAGAAATCACATGGGAGATGCCTGACCACTCCCTGCTGTCAAGGGCATATAAAGGGAGGGCCCATGGAATTGAGCCTCCGCACCCACAAGGTACCCTAGTCATTCAGAATCCACAAACCTCAGATTCTGGAGTGTACAAATGCACAGCAAAGAATCCGCTGGGTAGTGATTATGCAACAACTCATATTCAAGTAATCTGA